From the Hyphomicrobium sp. ghe19 genome, one window contains:
- the cmk gene encoding (d)CMP kinase encodes MIIAIDGPAASGKGTLAKRIAAHFGLAWLDTGLLYRAVARDILATGGDLEDVQAATAAAKSVKADSLDDTALRGPRAGDAASIVAKIPEVRAALLEYQRAFARQAGGAVLDGRDIGTVVCPDAPVKIFVTASDEARAMRRFLEHQSRGDSITYDELLADIRRRDARDSGRSAAPMYAADDAVHLDTTALDADQAFAAALQLIELASNER; translated from the coding sequence TTGATCATTGCGATCGATGGTCCGGCCGCATCGGGCAAAGGCACTCTCGCAAAGCGTATTGCGGCTCATTTCGGATTGGCGTGGCTGGACACCGGCCTTCTCTATCGCGCTGTTGCCAGGGACATCCTCGCAACTGGCGGTGATTTGGAAGATGTTCAGGCGGCGACGGCCGCCGCGAAATCGGTGAAGGCCGACAGCCTGGATGACACCGCATTGCGGGGGCCGCGCGCCGGTGATGCGGCATCGATCGTGGCTAAAATTCCCGAGGTGCGTGCGGCGTTGCTCGAATATCAACGAGCATTCGCCCGGCAGGCTGGCGGCGCCGTTCTCGATGGCCGCGATATCGGCACGGTCGTGTGTCCGGATGCGCCGGTGAAAATCTTCGTAACTGCTTCCGATGAAGCCCGCGCGATGCGGCGCTTTCTGGAGCATCAGTCACGCGGCGATAGCATCACCTACGACGAGCTTCTTGCCGATATCCGGCGAAGGGATGCGCGCGATAGCGGCCGTTCCGCAGCCCCGATGTACGCTGCCGACGACGCCGTTCATCTCGATACGACGGCGCTGGACGCAGATCAGGCATTCGCCGCGGCATTGCAATTGATCGAGCTCGCCAGCAACGAGCGCTGA